In Acidobacteriota bacterium, one genomic interval encodes:
- a CDS encoding dTMP kinase, producing MRRLRTAPRGLFVTFEGIEGSGKTTQIARAAAWMEARGLPVLATRNPGGTELGKLLRDALLHSKGHIDAGAELLLMMADRRHHLQTMIEPALAAGTHVLCDRYTDASRAYQGAGRGLGERSVDELHERWCRRDPDRTYLFDLPVDAALARVAKRRGASFDRFEEEDRDFHERVRGAYLRRAKKEPKRFVVIDAAPPASEVFLSLEENLLLLFKPRRSR from the coding sequence ATCCGCCGACTCCGGACCGCCCCGCGGGGCCTTTTCGTCACCTTCGAGGGCATCGAAGGCTCCGGAAAGACCACGCAGATCGCCCGGGCGGCCGCGTGGATGGAGGCGAGGGGCCTGCCCGTCCTCGCGACCCGGAACCCCGGCGGCACGGAGCTCGGGAAGCTCCTCCGGGACGCGCTCCTCCATTCGAAGGGCCACATCGACGCGGGGGCCGAGCTTCTCCTGATGATGGCCGACCGCCGCCACCACCTGCAAACGATGATCGAGCCCGCTCTCGCCGCCGGGACGCACGTCCTCTGCGACCGGTACACCGACGCCTCGCGGGCGTACCAGGGCGCCGGTCGGGGCCTCGGGGAGAGGAGCGTCGACGAGCTCCATGAAAGATGGTGCCGCCGCGACCCCGACCGGACCTACCTCTTCGACCTGCCCGTCGACGCCGCGCTCGCGCGCGTCGCGAAGCGCCGCGGCGCGTCGTTCGACAGATTCGAAGAAGAAGATAGAGATTTCCATGAAAGGGTAAGGGGCGCATACCTGCGTCGAGCCAAGAAGGAGCCAAAAAGGTTCGTCGTCATCGACGCAGCGCCGCCGGCCTCCGAAGTCTTTCTTTCACTCGAAGAAAATCTTCTTCTTCTCTTCAAACCCCGGAGAAGCAGGTGA
- a CDS encoding SpoIIE family protein phosphatase, with the protein MSSLSSPGLSSASGAVDAPRLKRRHLPLVAVGLMGALLALLSVVDMFLPKAYDGVVPDPYSVGGILVRDLVPGGAAERAGLKSGDVILGIGHRMLNKATDAPPELLRHKVGEKVDYLVRRGGNVFETKVSLTPFRLGSATYYYFVFLGLLFFALGVFVVSRRPDDSAVQVFYVLCILFMEFFVCRLRPSSYYWIDYVVQIAGTLALFLLPAVFLHFFLLFPEKKTFRFAERRPGQPAAPPALEALQRFLNGSPLLLAILYSLPPVLYVLQMAGYRYGGPRRLIFGAPTLNWILLADYLILGLLALAHTWWTNSDRAARRPILVLLLGTVAGIVPFVVFAVFFPSLFREDRFLLWGVVPMALIPLTFAYAIVRFRLFDVQVIVRKSLVYAVLTAVVTGMYALAVVAGNAIVSNVSSTTVFSSPAFAFGFGLVVVLLFDPLRRRMQKVVDRVFFRDRADFQTALLEMSRSVVSQLERPKLRELLTLRTADLLRLERLELLLPRSEDGAFTEPASAAAGVQPLPMGAVLPQRLAERGAPIRLSDADDGGLDLASRRFVEAQRARGIGVVLPLATHGKLLGFLAVGKKLSEEELSREDLDHLLTIANQGALGLEAAGLHEELTRRAEVERDLDIARDIQTSLFPRELPRVPGVEFFGVSRPARVVGGDFYDFLDVDSRPDGRLALVLGDVSGKSIPASLLMVAAKEIVNAKAMADPDPSAVFQASNRRLYEIKRRMFVSLSYFLLDPKALAMTYAFAGQPTPLLVRPGSGTATEIPCPSSRLPLGAFRDTVYDAVSLYLSRGDLLLFYTDGLNEAMSAEMTPYGDERLKASLVRHARRSLPDLADELLEDVRQFTHGAEQYDDITFVLMRVT; encoded by the coding sequence ATGTCGTCCTTGTCGTCACCGGGTCTGAGCTCCGCATCGGGCGCCGTCGACGCCCCGCGCCTGAAGCGCCGGCACCTTCCGCTCGTCGCCGTGGGCCTCATGGGGGCCCTTCTCGCGCTCCTTTCGGTCGTGGACATGTTCCTTCCGAAGGCCTACGACGGCGTCGTGCCCGACCCCTACTCGGTCGGCGGCATCCTCGTGCGCGACCTCGTCCCCGGCGGCGCGGCCGAGCGGGCGGGCCTGAAGTCCGGCGACGTGATCCTCGGGATCGGCCACCGGATGCTCAACAAAGCGACCGACGCGCCCCCGGAGCTCCTCCGGCACAAGGTCGGCGAGAAGGTCGACTACCTCGTCCGCCGCGGCGGCAACGTGTTCGAGACGAAGGTCTCCCTCACGCCATTCCGGCTCGGGTCGGCCACGTACTACTACTTCGTCTTTCTCGGCCTCCTCTTCTTTGCGCTGGGCGTCTTCGTCGTCTCGCGCCGGCCGGACGACTCCGCGGTGCAGGTCTTCTACGTCCTGTGCATCCTCTTCATGGAGTTCTTCGTCTGCCGGCTCCGCCCGTCGAGCTACTACTGGATCGACTACGTCGTCCAGATCGCGGGCACGCTCGCGCTGTTCCTGCTGCCGGCCGTCTTCCTCCACTTCTTCCTGCTCTTCCCCGAGAAGAAGACGTTCCGGTTCGCGGAGCGGCGCCCCGGCCAGCCGGCGGCGCCCCCCGCGCTCGAGGCGCTGCAGCGGTTCCTGAACGGTTCTCCTCTTCTCCTCGCGATCCTCTACTCGCTCCCGCCGGTCCTCTACGTCCTCCAGATGGCGGGCTACCGCTACGGAGGGCCCCGCCGCCTCATCTTCGGCGCGCCGACGCTGAACTGGATCCTCCTCGCGGACTACCTGATCCTCGGGCTCCTCGCGCTCGCGCACACGTGGTGGACGAACTCCGACCGTGCGGCGCGCCGGCCGATCCTCGTCCTCCTCCTCGGGACGGTCGCGGGGATCGTGCCGTTCGTCGTCTTCGCCGTCTTCTTCCCGTCGCTCTTCCGCGAGGACCGCTTCCTCCTGTGGGGCGTCGTCCCGATGGCGCTCATCCCGCTCACGTTCGCGTACGCGATCGTGCGGTTCCGGCTCTTCGACGTGCAGGTCATCGTGCGCAAGTCGCTCGTCTACGCGGTCCTCACGGCCGTCGTGACGGGGATGTACGCGCTCGCGGTCGTGGCGGGCAACGCGATCGTCTCGAACGTGTCGTCCACGACCGTCTTCTCGTCGCCGGCTTTCGCGTTCGGCTTCGGCCTCGTCGTCGTCCTCCTCTTCGACCCGCTGCGCCGCCGCATGCAGAAGGTGGTCGACCGCGTCTTCTTCCGCGACCGTGCCGACTTCCAGACCGCTCTTCTCGAGATGAGCCGCTCGGTCGTCTCGCAGCTCGAGCGCCCGAAGCTGCGCGAGCTGCTCACGTTGCGCACGGCCGATCTCCTGCGCCTCGAGCGCCTCGAGCTTCTGCTGCCGCGGAGCGAGGACGGGGCCTTCACCGAGCCCGCCTCCGCGGCCGCGGGCGTCCAGCCGCTGCCCATGGGCGCGGTCCTGCCGCAGCGGCTCGCCGAGCGCGGCGCGCCGATCCGCCTCTCCGACGCGGACGACGGAGGGCTCGACCTCGCGTCGCGGCGCTTCGTCGAGGCGCAGCGCGCGCGCGGGATCGGCGTCGTCCTTCCGCTCGCCACGCACGGCAAGCTCCTCGGCTTCCTCGCGGTCGGCAAGAAGCTCTCCGAGGAGGAGCTCTCGCGCGAGGACCTCGACCACCTCCTCACGATCGCGAACCAGGGCGCCCTCGGCCTCGAGGCCGCGGGCCTCCACGAGGAGCTCACGCGCCGGGCCGAGGTCGAGCGCGACCTCGACATCGCGCGGGACATCCAGACGAGCCTCTTCCCGCGCGAGCTCCCGCGCGTGCCCGGCGTCGAGTTCTTCGGCGTGAGCCGGCCGGCGCGCGTCGTCGGAGGCGATTTCTACGACTTCCTCGACGTGGACTCCCGCCCGGACGGGCGGCTCGCGCTCGTCCTCGGCGACGTCTCGGGCAAGTCGATCCCGGCGTCGCTCCTCATGGTCGCCGCCAAGGAGATCGTGAACGCCAAGGCGATGGCCGACCCGGACCCGTCCGCCGTCTTCCAGGCGTCGAACCGCCGCCTTTACGAGATCAAGCGGCGCATGTTCGTCTCGCTGTCGTACTTCCTCCTCGACCCGAAGGCGCTCGCGATGACGTACGCCTTCGCCGGCCAGCCGACGCCCCTCCTCGTGCGCCCCGGCTCCGGGACCGCGACGGAGATCCCCTGCCCATCCTCGCGGTTGCCCCTGGGCGCCTTCCGGGACACGGTCTACGACGCGGTGTCCCTGTACCTGTCCCGGGGGGACCTCCTGCTCTTCTACACGGACGGCCTGAACGAGGCGATGTCCGCCGAAATGACACCCTACGGGGACGAACGCCTGAAAGCGTCGCTCGTTCGCCACGCCCGGAGGTCCCTCCCCGATCTCGCGGACGAGCTCCTGGAGGACGTCCGGCAGTTCACCCACGGGGCCGAGCAGTACGACGACATCACGTTCGTCCTGATGCGGGTGACCTGA